Proteins from a single region of Macrotis lagotis isolate mMagLag1 chromosome 2, bilby.v1.9.chrom.fasta, whole genome shotgun sequence:
- the LOC141511547 gene encoding putative olfactory receptor 2W6 isoform X1 codes for MKAFNTTLLGGFILVGFSDRHWLEMILFAFVLFFYILTLLGNIIIIVLSISDSQLHTPMYFFLGNLSFLDLCFTTSIVPQLLWNLWGPKKTISYNGCAAQLYIYMVLGSTECVLLCVMSYDRYVAVCRPLHYTVVMNPRLCLQLMAVSWLCGFLNSFVMCPQTMQLARCGHHQIDHFLCEMPALIAMACEDTTLVEAFAFVFGVILLLVPLSLILTSYGMIAVAVLRIKSAAGRRKAFNTCSSHLMVVALFYGTIIYMYLQPANSYSQDQGKFLTLFYTIVTPSINPLIYTLRNKDVKGAMKKLLGWEQGSGGV; via the exons ATGAAAGCATTTAATACCACACtgc TAGGAGGATTTATCCTAGTGGGTTTTTCTGATCGGCACTGGCTAGAGATGATTCTCTTtgcttttgtattatttttctacATCCTGACTCTTTTGGGCAACATAATTATTATTGTGTTGTCAATTTCAGATTCCCAACTACACACACCTATGTATTTCTTCCTTGGTAACCTCTCCTTTTTGGATCTCTGCTTTACTACCAGCATTGTTCCTCAGCTGCTATGGAATCTATGGGGTCCCAAGAAAACTATCAGTTACAATGGTTGTGCAGCCCAACTCTATATTTACATGGTACTGGGTTCTACTGAGTGTGTACTCCTGTGTGTCATGTCTTATGACCGCTATGTTGCTGTCTGCAGACCCTTGCATTATACTGTTGTCATGAATCCAAGACTCTGCCTACAACTGATGGCTGTATCCTGGCTGTGTGGTTTCCTTAACTCTTTTGTCATGTGTCCCCAGACCATGCAATTGGCACGATGTGGACACCATCAGATAGACCACTTTCTATGTGAGATGCCAGCCCTCATTGCCATGGCCTGTGAAGATACCACACTAGTTGAGGCCTTTGCCTTTGTCTTCGGTGTGATTCTCCTTCTGGTGcctctctctctgattctcacTTCCTATGGCATGATTGCTGTGGCTGTGCTAAGAATCAAATCAGCAGCAGGGCGCAGGAAGGCCTTTAACACCTGCTCTTCCCACCTTATGGTGGTTGCCCTCTTCTATGGGACCATCATTTACATGTATCTTCAACCAGCCAATAGTTACTCCCAGGACCAGGGAAAGTTCCTCACCCTCTTCTACACTATTGTAACCCCTAGCATCAACCCCCTTATCTATACCCTAAGGAACAAGGATGTGAAAGGGGCAATGAAAAAACTCCTGGGCTGGGAACAGGGGTCAGGAGGAGTATAA
- the LOC141511547 gene encoding putative olfactory receptor 2W6 isoform X2, whose translation MEKDNDSSLGGFILVGFSDRHWLEMILFAFVLFFYILTLLGNIIIIVLSISDSQLHTPMYFFLGNLSFLDLCFTTSIVPQLLWNLWGPKKTISYNGCAAQLYIYMVLGSTECVLLCVMSYDRYVAVCRPLHYTVVMNPRLCLQLMAVSWLCGFLNSFVMCPQTMQLARCGHHQIDHFLCEMPALIAMACEDTTLVEAFAFVFGVILLLVPLSLILTSYGMIAVAVLRIKSAAGRRKAFNTCSSHLMVVALFYGTIIYMYLQPANSYSQDQGKFLTLFYTIVTPSINPLIYTLRNKDVKGAMKKLLGWEQGSGGV comes from the coding sequence ATGGAAAAGGACAATGACAGCTCACTAGGAGGATTTATCCTAGTGGGTTTTTCTGATCGGCACTGGCTAGAGATGATTCTCTTtgcttttgtattatttttctacATCCTGACTCTTTTGGGCAACATAATTATTATTGTGTTGTCAATTTCAGATTCCCAACTACACACACCTATGTATTTCTTCCTTGGTAACCTCTCCTTTTTGGATCTCTGCTTTACTACCAGCATTGTTCCTCAGCTGCTATGGAATCTATGGGGTCCCAAGAAAACTATCAGTTACAATGGTTGTGCAGCCCAACTCTATATTTACATGGTACTGGGTTCTACTGAGTGTGTACTCCTGTGTGTCATGTCTTATGACCGCTATGTTGCTGTCTGCAGACCCTTGCATTATACTGTTGTCATGAATCCAAGACTCTGCCTACAACTGATGGCTGTATCCTGGCTGTGTGGTTTCCTTAACTCTTTTGTCATGTGTCCCCAGACCATGCAATTGGCACGATGTGGACACCATCAGATAGACCACTTTCTATGTGAGATGCCAGCCCTCATTGCCATGGCCTGTGAAGATACCACACTAGTTGAGGCCTTTGCCTTTGTCTTCGGTGTGATTCTCCTTCTGGTGcctctctctctgattctcacTTCCTATGGCATGATTGCTGTGGCTGTGCTAAGAATCAAATCAGCAGCAGGGCGCAGGAAGGCCTTTAACACCTGCTCTTCCCACCTTATGGTGGTTGCCCTCTTCTATGGGACCATCATTTACATGTATCTTCAACCAGCCAATAGTTACTCCCAGGACCAGGGAAAGTTCCTCACCCTCTTCTACACTATTGTAACCCCTAGCATCAACCCCCTTATCTATACCCTAAGGAACAAGGATGTGAAAGGGGCAATGAAAAAACTCCTGGGCTGGGAACAGGGGTCAGGAGGAGTATAA